From one Flavobacterium kingsejongi genomic stretch:
- a CDS encoding DUF2147 domain-containing protein, with translation MKNHFLTLLFIAVAGICSAQAQVTGKWKTIDDETGDAKSIVEITEKDGKIYGKVVEILNPEKKASKCQNCTGTDKDKPILGLTIIKGLEKKGDEYTNGKILDPQKGKLYKCTISLDGKDKLNVRGYVGISLLGRTQTWSRVK, from the coding sequence ATGAAAAATCACTTTTTGACACTCCTATTCATCGCGGTGGCAGGAATTTGTTCCGCACAGGCGCAGGTAACAGGAAAATGGAAAACAATTGATGATGAAACCGGCGACGCCAAATCCATTGTCGAGATTACAGAGAAAGACGGTAAGATCTACGGGAAAGTTGTAGAGATATTAAATCCGGAGAAAAAAGCATCCAAATGCCAGAATTGTACTGGTACCGATAAAGACAAGCCTATTTTAGGACTGACTATTATCAAAGGATTAGAGAAAAAAGGAGACGAATATACCAATGGTAAAATTTTAGATCCGCAAAAAGGGAAATTATACAAATGTACGATTTCACTCGATGGTAAAGATAAACTGAATGTCCGCGGATATGTGGGGATTTCATTATTAGGAAGAACACAAACCTGGTCCAGGGTTAAATAA
- a CDS encoding YihY/virulence factor BrkB family protein: MSQEIEAQIEKIPVLRTLARKAKKVKFRSLGGLALYDILELYGIGIAKGAFSFRAAAIAFSFFMALFPFALFILNLIPYIPIKGFREDFLQFVADSVPPNTFDAISVIIEDIMKKSYKSLLSSGILLSIILMANGVNAILGGFQNSYHVIEKRNFFRQYAVALGMGVVLSLILIFTVAAIVIFEVLIQKLQADYALLDKVYLVVWGRYIFVMLMILVTTSIVFKFGSKEYSRNAFISIGSIFTTILIIISSYFFGIYVLRFSRYNELYGSIGTLLVLMIYIWLNCVILLLGFELNATIHKLKRKNLYI, from the coding sequence ATGTCACAGGAAATAGAAGCACAAATTGAAAAAATACCCGTACTCCGCACGCTGGCCCGAAAAGCCAAAAAGGTAAAGTTCAGGAGCCTCGGGGGGCTGGCACTTTATGATATACTGGAACTGTATGGAATCGGTATTGCCAAAGGTGCTTTTTCGTTTCGTGCAGCAGCTATTGCCTTCAGTTTTTTTATGGCACTGTTCCCCTTTGCCCTTTTTATCTTAAACCTCATTCCCTATATCCCGATTAAAGGATTCCGGGAGGATTTTTTACAATTTGTAGCCGATAGCGTTCCGCCCAATACATTTGATGCGATTTCGGTTATTATTGAGGATATCATGAAGAAGAGCTACAAGAGCCTTTTGTCTTCGGGGATTTTGCTGTCGATTATATTAATGGCCAATGGGGTGAATGCAATATTAGGAGGATTCCAGAATTCCTATCATGTCATTGAAAAGCGTAATTTTTTCAGGCAATATGCTGTAGCTTTGGGTATGGGCGTGGTACTGTCACTCATCCTGATTTTTACAGTAGCGGCAATTGTAATATTTGAGGTGCTGATTCAAAAACTGCAAGCTGATTATGCGCTGCTGGATAAAGTCTATCTGGTCGTTTGGGGACGTTACATCTTTGTGATGCTTATGATTTTGGTGACGACTTCCATTGTGTTTAAATTTGGTTCCAAAGAATATTCCAGGAATGCTTTTATCAGTATTGGCTCCATATTCACGACGATATTGATTATTATTTCATCCTACTTTTTCGGAATTTATGTGCTGCGTTTTTCCCGTTATAATGAGTTGTACGGATCTATTGGTACGCTTCTTGTTTTGATGATTTACATCTGGTTGAATTGTGTTATTTTGTTATTAGGATTCGAATTAAATGCCACAATTCATAAATTAAAAAGAAAAAATTTATATATTTAG
- the nadC gene encoding carboxylating nicotinate-nucleotide diphosphorylase: MISEAQFQKELELIIANGIREDVGSGDHSSLACIPATAQGKAKLLVKDQGIIAGVEFAKMIFAYVDPALVVETFIQDGTAVKYGDVVFHVSGSSQSILKSERLVLNAMQRMSAIATKTKSYVDLLEGTGTGILDTRKTTPGIRAIEKWAVRIGGGENHRFALYDMVMLKDNHNDFAGGITNAIAKTKTYLKENNLDLKIIVEARNLDEVDEILKSGGVFRILLDNFDYAMTREAVALIGDQSTTESSGNINEATIRHYAECGVNYISSGALTHSVYNMDLSLKAIE; this comes from the coding sequence ATGATATCAGAAGCACAATTCCAAAAGGAACTCGAATTAATTATAGCCAACGGAATCCGCGAAGACGTTGGTAGTGGAGACCACAGCTCATTAGCTTGTATCCCGGCAACAGCACAGGGAAAAGCCAAATTACTGGTAAAAGACCAGGGCATCATCGCCGGAGTCGAATTTGCCAAAATGATTTTTGCCTATGTTGACCCTGCCCTGGTGGTGGAAACATTCATCCAGGACGGTACAGCCGTTAAATATGGCGATGTTGTTTTTCATGTATCGGGCAGCTCACAATCCATATTGAAATCGGAACGGTTGGTGCTCAATGCCATGCAGCGCATGAGTGCGATTGCCACCAAAACCAAATCCTATGTCGATTTGCTGGAAGGCACCGGAACCGGTATTTTGGACACCCGAAAAACAACACCGGGGATCCGCGCCATTGAAAAGTGGGCCGTACGTATTGGTGGTGGTGAAAACCATCGTTTTGCACTGTATGACATGGTCATGCTAAAGGATAATCATAATGATTTTGCCGGTGGGATTACCAATGCCATTGCCAAAACCAAAACGTACCTTAAAGAAAACAATCTGGACCTGAAAATCATTGTTGAAGCCCGGAACCTGGATGAGGTAGACGAAATATTGAAAAGTGGTGGGGTATTCCGCATCTTACTCGATAATTTCGATTATGCTATGACCCGGGAAGCGGTGGCTCTCATTGGCGATCAAAGTACCACAGAATCTTCCGGTAACATCAACGAAGCGACCATACGCCACTATGCAGAATGTGGGGTTAATTATATTTCATCCGGGGCATTGACACATTCCGTATATAATATGGATTTAAGCCTGAAAGCCATCGAATAA
- a CDS encoding DMT family transporter has product MKSYLFLFLAIIFEIIAITALKYSEQFSKVIPSIITVLGYAVAFYCLSITLKTVPVGIAYAIWSGVGIVMITLIGIVAFKQIPDLPAILGLLLIIAGVIIVNVFSKTAGH; this is encoded by the coding sequence ATGAAAAGTTACCTGTTTTTGTTTTTAGCGATTATTTTTGAAATTATTGCTATTACAGCCCTGAAATATTCCGAGCAATTTTCGAAAGTCATACCTTCCATCATTACTGTCCTCGGCTATGCTGTGGCTTTTTATTGCCTGAGCATTACCTTAAAAACGGTTCCGGTAGGAATTGCTTATGCGATATGGTCGGGTGTGGGAATTGTAATGATTACCCTGATCGGTATTGTTGCCTTTAAGCAGATTCCTGATCTTCCGGCAATCCTGGGACTATTACTCATCATTGCTGGTGTAATTATTGTAAATGTATTTTCTAAAACTGCAGGACACTAA
- a CDS encoding GrpB family protein yields the protein MSKSLNELTKEEIAQLFPVVLSPYDTRWPELFELEKCIILETLENTALRIEHFGSTAIPGLTAKDTIDLLIEIPEDESLHADIIEKMKPLGYEFMWQTDANPPYMVFAKGYNTAKKEQTYHIHMGPGNHSLWDRLYFRDYLRENPDHATAYETLKLQLAKQYEFDRVGYRIAKTEFVTRITAQAKAYYTT from the coding sequence ATGTCAAAATCACTGAACGAACTTACTAAAGAAGAGATTGCGCAATTATTTCCGGTTGTTTTAAGCCCTTATGATACGCGTTGGCCGGAACTTTTTGAATTGGAAAAGTGCATCATACTGGAGACACTGGAAAATACGGCTTTGCGAATTGAGCATTTCGGGAGTACTGCCATCCCCGGGCTTACCGCTAAAGACACCATCGACTTACTAATAGAAATTCCAGAAGATGAAAGCCTGCATGCCGATATCATTGAAAAAATGAAGCCGTTAGGTTATGAATTCATGTGGCAAACGGATGCCAATCCACCCTATATGGTATTTGCCAAAGGCTATAATACCGCTAAAAAAGAACAGACCTACCATATCCACATGGGCCCGGGAAATCATTCGCTCTGGGATCGTTTGTATTTCAGGGACTACCTTAGAGAGAACCCGGATCATGCTACTGCATATGAAACCCTAAAATTACAATTGGCAAAACAATATGAGTTTGACCGCGTAGGCTATCGGATTGCCAAAACTGAATTTGTCACCCGTATCACTGCACAGGCCAAAGCATATTATACTACCTGA